The Coffea arabica cultivar ET-39 chromosome 10e, Coffea Arabica ET-39 HiFi, whole genome shotgun sequence region AAATTGTTGAATCCGTTCCGAATTCAGGTGATTTTGAACCGGATTCAAGCCACAGAGTAGCATGGATTCTGGACAGAATCTGTCCGTGGATCATTGGTGGCGGCTATTCCGAAGTTTATTGGTTTTagagtttttccttgtgtttttgtttcctttttagTGTAGGACTTTTTAACTTATAAGTAGGCATGTTAACAGGTCGGATCTTACTTAAATCCAACCCAGATCCAATATATTTGGGTAGgatttggatttaatttctcaaatccagACCCTACCCAGACCCATACCCTATGAGAGAGTCGTGGGTCTGGGTAGGGTCTAGTTTTCTAAAATCTATATCCAAATTCAGACACATACCAGACCTTACCCCGACTCATATAaacttaattaaataatatatataagtaaatttataaaataatctaatattttatgtgtgaggacccgaaaaatttcttatttttattgaatattaatggtttaattaagtatttatccacctgttttccccaaataatttattacgaccattttaaatccattcgtatggaataatgtcatCATTATGCttttaacaacttcaatttttggaggattgtttaggtgagaaataatgaacacgagtgtttcaaggtgatattatagtcgagagtatgattatcctggggaaattaagaacggacaatagcagactaagaaaagttaatcgagaattaaaggtgaataagttctaagtgagcatatactactcacgcgtggatagttttccaaaagacgcatggatacaaatttattggagatttgaggagttaatactcgacttctgtgaggacttgtaaaactcctattaaaaccctattttgagcttatttaattatttacttgttcatttattcaGAGTATTATAttctagacctattgaacctaattacgtgGAACTTAATTTCGATTTTTTTACTTAGTATAACTCTATATCTCCATCTTACTTTTatacaaattttcttattttcacaGGATTCTCTCTAAAGAAGGGgaattcaaaataaacaaaataaaaaagaattctcgtttttgtttagaatttagaatttatttattttattaacttCTACTTACTTAATTAATATCTATTATATAGCTTAATTAATAACTATTATATAgattatccatttttttttatattttttgaaattgaataaaataaataaaattcttGATAGCTTTCCATTTTTTATGAATAGAATCAggaggtcttttttttttttttttcttagtcaTTTAGAATAGAACAAGTAAGATACTGGATGGGAATTTTCATCTCAGGATTTAGAATATCTTGGTCTTGGTATATTCCTTTATATTAGGATCCCATCCCGGCGGAGAGGTTTCGGTTTCTCTTGATTGATTACAGAAAAAGAAGACTGCCCCCTGTGCTTCGCTAGGCCTAGGTAAGGTATACGAAGGCCTATTTAATAACGAAACTTACCAAAGGTATTCATCTTTCAACAAGCTTTAATTTGTACACAAGCGCAGGTAGAGCTgttaaacgagccgagtcgagctcgagcataGGAcaatcgagctcgactcgaacccCTAATCGAGCTAGCTCGAGCTCGCTCGATTAGTCATTCGAGCTCTACAAGgcgctcgaactcgactcgatgtGTTCATAGAAAACTCGAGCTCGGGCTCGAGCTCGAATTTTGAAATCGAGCCGCCGAGCTcgaagctcgaactcgagctcgcgaaaaactcgagtcgagcttttCGAGCtcgaagctcgagctcgagctcgtttACGGGAGAGCCCATATCACAAGAAGATACACTTTCTCTGATTTATTATTTGAAGCCAAAATGACAATACAAGCCATGCCAAATGACAATACTCGTATTTCCCTGATTCAATTCAACAAGCCATGCCAAATGACAATACAAGGCAGAGTCTAAAGTTAAAACTACAGCAAAAACCATCAAATGGAGAAACAAAATGTCCACAGGGGGATTACAATGTCCAAACCACATCAAATTACAAGAAGTTTAAACTGCAGCAAGAAGTTAAAACTACACCAAATGACaatacaagaatttaaaacTTCAGCAAACCAGGTCAGATTACCACGTCCACACCAAAATGTCCACATTACAACATGAAAAATTATATAAACAGCCACATTACGATATCAACAGCCACCAGTAATCCAAACCAGATCAGATTACCACATGTCCACACCAAAATATCCAAATCAGATCAGATTACAACATGTCCAACCCAAAATGTCCAAACCACATCAGATTATAACATGAAAAATTACATAAACAGCCACCAAGCAACATCAACTGTCCAAACCAGATCAGATTACAACATAAAAAATTACATAAACTGTCCCCAAGCAACATCAACGGACAACAGCCACCAAATTAGTCATTGAATGATTCAGGAAGTTCAACTTCTTCAAATGTGATTGATTCGGCCACATCAAGTGATTCCTACAGAATAAAAGtatgaaagtttaaaaattcatcaaaataaaaaaataaggcaactgtaacaacaacaaaaacatcCAATCAATTACTTACACGAGACTTATTCTTTAGGCCATGAAGACTGCGGATCCAATCATTGCCGCAAAGCAACATTTGCACCGTCTCAACCGACATAGAAGCTCGTCGATCATCAATTACTCTCCCTCCAGCACTGAAGGTAGATTCTGAAGCCACAGTGGTAACAGGAACGGAGAGTATATCGGCAGCCATCCTCGACAAGATGGGAAATCTCAATCTTTCCCCTTTCCACCAACCCAAAACATCCAGATTTGCCCTTGCATCACAAGCATACCTACTTTCCTCTAAATAAACATCTAAATCTGATTTTTCTGGTGGAGCCCTATCAATTTCACTCACATGCATGTGAAACTTTTCTTTGCCAGTTAAAACGGCGGGTGCAGTCATTTTCTGTTTCTTACTAGAAGAAGTAGAACCTTCATTTTGTCTCCTTTTTACAACCTGCCTTTGTTGTTTAGAATGGGAAACAACATGACAATCAACATATTCATTGTAAAGCTCATAAAGAATGTCTCTAATCTCAGCCATGAATCTAGGAGCTGCATCCTCACCATAAATCACCGGAAAAGCATGATTAATAAGGAACATTTTGTATCTCGGATCCAAAATTGCACCCAAAGATAGCAGCACATTACTTTCCCCCCAATACTTATCAAATTTAGCAGACATACTTCCAGCCATTGCCCGAATATGCTCAAAAGGATCAAGAGCTTTTTCATTTAAAAGCTCTTTAATCCTATAGAGCTCCACAAGAAAAATGTTAGCTGTTGGATACTCAGACCCGGAAATCATATCAGTGATTTCATGAAATATTCCTAGAAATTTGCACACTTCTTCCACTTTCATCCACTCAAAATCAGTAGGAACATAGTGAAATCCAGGGTCTATGTCTGCATATCTTGGAAAGACATCCTTGAAATCTAAACCTGAAGCTAACATCAAATAAGTGCTATTCCACCTTGTTGGACAGTCCAAAATTAGTTTTCTAGAGGGCAACTGAAGctgttttttaattttggcAAATTCAAGAAGCCTAGATTCTGAATTGTTCAAGTATTTTATCCCTTCTCTAACAACATCAATCACACCACCAAGTTGACCAAGACCATCTTGCACTAAGAGATTAAGTATATGTGCACAACATCTAACATGAAAAATTTTTCCTCCAATACTTAATCTCTTTCTTAGAGAAAAATCCTCTCTAAGTCTCC contains the following coding sequences:
- the LOC113699735 gene encoding zinc finger BED domain-containing protein RICESLEEPER 2-like, which translates into the protein MALMGGFAKIGSNEIIVLVNDAEKGSDIDPQEAQQTLEIAEANLKKAEGKRQKIEANLALRRARTRVEAINAPQPPYRAAPYGAISVEPAARALYGSTIPRFTAFCSPFNSFQGSSSSPTMEQNNEDVEQLNYNEERADEMSEEEIEIIEDDGNEGGQQVDGDGGAGPFEKKQRKKKSSIWDEMTEVVLDNGTVKVKCNHCKELFSKSTTGATSQHKRHLTSCLQRKMAIGEQSKQKQQVLSFTEGGSDGITSITNFSYDHAKVRELASHMILAHEYPFSMMEHVVFNKFMKAVSPFYKKINRQTVKEDCMSTYTIEKRKLKSLLKGAGRISITTDLWKSGQKIQYMVVTGHFIDSDWVLQKRVLNFCNVPPPHTGVIIADALSKCFIDWGIENKASSITVDNASYNDVCIRRLREDFSLRKRLSIGGKIFHVRCCAHILNLLVQDGLGQLGGVIDVVREGIKYLNNSESRLLEFAKIKKQLQLPSRKLILDCPTRWNSTYLMLASGLDFKDVFPRYADIDPGFHYVPTDFEWMKVEEVCKFLGIFHEITDMISGSEYPTANIFLVELYRIKELLNEKALDPFEHIRAMAGSMSAKFDKYWGESNVLLSLGAILDPRYKMFLINHAFPVIYGEDAAPRFMAEIRDILYELYNEYVDCHVVSHSKQQRQVVKRRQNEGSTSSSKKQKMTAPAVLTGKEKFHMHVSEIDRAPPEKSDLDVYLEESRYACDARANLDVLGWWKGERLRFPILSRMAADILSVPVTTVASESTFSAGGRVIDDRRASMSVETVQMLLCGNDWIRSLHGLKNKSRESLDVAESITFEEVELPESFND